A section of the Candidatus Thermoplasmatota archaeon genome encodes:
- a CDS encoding cyclodeaminase/cyclohydrolase family protein — MKDFEALRKFCLELSSDMPSPGGGTAAAAAGGMAASLLAMVCAITAKNKKHEARKPELERLQASLVALRDDLISQAREDADSYDKVVLASRARRKDENPKTVEDFQRALRHACSVPLETASACADVLEKSARVAELGTVSASSDVGVAVLLAETGFKGAAMNVNINLAGISDAPFARHAREMLKKDEKRAKDHVRDALSRLTGIGGN, encoded by the coding sequence TTGAAGGACTTCGAGGCATTGCGAAAGTTCTGCCTCGAACTGTCGTCCGATATGCCTTCTCCCGGCGGAGGCACAGCAGCCGCAGCCGCTGGCGGAATGGCCGCTTCGCTTCTGGCTATGGTGTGCGCGATCACGGCGAAGAACAAGAAGCACGAGGCTAGGAAACCGGAGCTTGAGAGGCTCCAGGCATCGCTAGTGGCGTTGAGAGATGACCTGATTTCTCAAGCCAGAGAGGATGCTGACTCATACGACAAGGTGGTCCTGGCGTCCAGAGCGAGGAGGAAGGATGAGAACCCGAAGACCGTCGAGGATTTCCAGAGGGCCTTGAGGCACGCTTGCAGCGTGCCTCTGGAAACGGCCTCGGCATGTGCCGATGTCCTCGAGAAGTCCGCACGAGTCGCTGAGCTCGGGACCGTAAGCGCATCGTCAGACGTCGGCGTGGCTGTGCTCTTGGCCGAAACTGGTTTCAAGGGGGCCGCGATGAATGTAAACATCAATCTGGCCGGCATCTCAGACGCACCCTTCGCAAGACATGCAAGGGAGATGCTCAAGAAGGACGAAAAGAGAGCCAAGGACCATGTCAGGGATGCGCTCTCCAGGTTAACTGGAATTGGTGGAAACTGA
- the ftcD gene encoding glutamate formimidoyltransferase — MPTIVECVPNFSEGRRKDVIDKIVYSIRAVPGIKILDVESDLDHNRSVVTFTGGKDTVQEGAFRGARAASELIDLNKHKGQHPRMGALDVLPFVPISGVTIDDCIEIAHKVGARIGKELKIPVYLYESAAKKPERVNLENVRRGEFEGLKQAILTDESRYPDFGPRMLHPTAGAVAVGVRMPLIAFNVDLKSTDVNIAREIAKKIRASSGGLPKVKALGFALEARGTVQVSMNLTDYTVTHISTVFEAVRKEAEERGVEIAESEIVGLIPLEAVCDLAAKFLGIRQFSSDQVLERRIWG, encoded by the coding sequence ATGCCCACGATAGTCGAATGCGTACCCAATTTCAGCGAGGGGCGGCGAAAGGATGTGATAGACAAGATCGTCTACTCCATCAGGGCCGTCCCTGGGATCAAGATACTCGACGTCGAATCTGACCTCGACCACAACAGGTCCGTCGTCACGTTCACCGGAGGCAAGGACACCGTACAAGAAGGGGCGTTCAGAGGGGCGAGGGCGGCGTCTGAGCTGATAGACCTCAACAAGCACAAGGGACAGCACCCGCGCATGGGGGCGCTCGATGTCCTTCCCTTCGTGCCGATATCAGGCGTCACGATAGATGACTGTATCGAGATCGCGCACAAGGTCGGCGCGAGAATCGGGAAGGAGCTCAAGATCCCCGTCTACCTTTACGAGTCGGCGGCGAAGAAGCCCGAGAGAGTCAACTTAGAGAATGTGCGGAGGGGTGAGTTCGAGGGGCTCAAACAGGCAATCCTGACGGACGAGTCCAGGTATCCAGACTTCGGTCCCAGGATGCTCCATCCGACTGCGGGAGCAGTGGCAGTCGGTGTTAGGATGCCTCTGATTGCGTTCAACGTGGATCTGAAATCCACTGATGTGAACATAGCCAGGGAGATCGCCAAGAAGATCAGGGCTAGCAGCGGAGGCCTGCCGAAGGTCAAAGCTCTTGGGTTCGCACTGGAGGCCAGGGGCACGGTCCAGGTCTCGATGAACCTGACAGACTACACGGTCACTCACATCTCGACGGTGTTCGAGGCTGTGAGGAAGGAGGCCGAGGAACGAGGAGTCGAGATTGCTGAGAGTGAGATAGTCGGCCTCATACCCTTGGAAGCAGTGTGCGACCTCGCAGCGAAGTTCCTTGGAATCCGCCAGTTCTCGAGCGATCAGGTTCTGGAGAGGAGAATTTGGGGTTGA
- a CDS encoding DUF4382 domain-containing protein, with the protein MTSKGIALLALGVSAIVILGGAGAYLLTREDAATGRVVINVKDAPAGWAHINVTFSTVKIHQAGLDNETDQNDTAEDNSGWHVLQLDDQTLDLAALVNVSGLLASGNVSVGKYTQIRIAVVNVTGTLENGTLVNFRVPSGELKINKPFTIVEDDTTTLTVDIDLSKSMVQNKDGWTFKPVLGSIVQG; encoded by the coding sequence ATGACATCAAAAGGGATTGCATTGCTAGCTCTGGGAGTATCAGCCATCGTGATACTCGGGGGAGCGGGGGCATATCTACTCACGCGGGAAGATGCCGCCACAGGAAGGGTAGTCATCAACGTGAAGGACGCGCCCGCGGGATGGGCTCACATCAACGTAACATTCTCAACTGTCAAGATACACCAGGCAGGACTCGACAATGAAACCGACCAGAACGACACCGCAGAGGACAACAGCGGATGGCATGTTCTCCAACTGGATGACCAGACGCTGGATCTCGCAGCCCTTGTCAATGTATCAGGACTGCTCGCATCGGGCAACGTGAGCGTTGGCAAGTACACGCAGATACGTATTGCAGTGGTGAACGTGACCGGGACCCTCGAGAACGGAACACTGGTCAACTTCAGGGTACCTTCGGGGGAGCTGAAGATAAACAAACCGTTCACGATCGTGGAAGATGACACCACGACTCTGACCGTGGACATCGACCTGTCGAAGTCGATGGTCCAGAACAAGGATGGTTGGACGTTCAAGCCCGTCCTGGGCTCCATTGTCCAGGGCTGA
- a CDS encoding DEAD/DEAH box helicase: MRIDELGLDPRIVKKLKDEGIDTLYPPQEEAIGPTLDRKNIVLAIPTASGKSLVAYLAILQAVLRGGKALYIVPLKALASEKFDDLAKFQDLGIRVGESTGDYDDVDPKLHLFDIVIATSEKADSLLRHRSKWLDQLSVVVADEVHLINDPERGPTLEVTLVKFRTFNPTAQIIALSATIRNASELAEWLGAELIESDWRPVPLKEGVYADGKVFFTDNSKRVLLDDDEPVQGLVKSALGSGGQCLVFVNTRKASESLAGELGKVVKTAGGYNSAELGKVAKKLIGEQDEPTTMGSKLGKCLRNGCAFHHAGLTGPQRKLVESNFKNGLVRCIVATPTLAAGINLPARTVLVRDVKRFDSNIGYTTIPVLEIKQMCGRAGRPRFDKYGEAILIARNEEEKDMLLETYLLGENENIYSKLGTEPAIRSHVLALIATKAASSIDDLNSFFGKTFLAHQTEVTYLTETIEKVVDFLQGQGMVHPDEPLRATLFGKCVSDLYVDPQSAVIMREALTKYGSGKSFGILHTICAVPDMGLLYLRQSDYSWIEEFESEVNEQLLIEPPSDLGKYEIFLSEVKTAKLLSDWMSEVHENDIAHGFNIGPGDIRNKMERAEWLVHAMARLAELFNKDALDEVREMRTRMRYGIKSELLELVKMKGVGRVRARALYDRSIRTIEDLRNTSYDRLKQIPTIGEAVARSIKDQLGQSEPGMPVEIEDEQRSLKDYR, encoded by the coding sequence ATGAGGATCGACGAGTTGGGCCTGGATCCCAGGATTGTCAAGAAGCTCAAGGATGAGGGCATCGATACCCTGTATCCACCCCAGGAGGAGGCCATAGGACCGACCCTCGATAGGAAGAATATCGTCCTGGCGATCCCAACAGCTTCTGGGAAGAGCTTGGTGGCCTATCTTGCCATCCTCCAGGCGGTCCTGCGAGGCGGGAAGGCACTGTACATAGTGCCTTTGAAGGCCCTCGCGTCCGAGAAATTCGACGACCTCGCGAAGTTCCAGGACCTCGGGATAAGAGTGGGGGAATCAACAGGCGACTACGATGATGTAGACCCGAAGCTCCACCTATTCGACATCGTCATCGCTACCTCCGAGAAGGCGGACTCGCTTCTGAGGCACAGATCCAAATGGCTGGACCAGTTGTCCGTCGTGGTAGCAGACGAGGTCCATCTGATCAACGACCCCGAGAGGGGACCCACGCTCGAGGTCACTCTGGTCAAGTTCAGGACATTCAACCCCACAGCGCAGATCATCGCCCTCTCCGCGACGATCAGGAACGCTTCGGAGCTGGCAGAATGGCTCGGTGCCGAGCTGATCGAGAGCGACTGGAGGCCCGTGCCTCTGAAGGAAGGGGTGTATGCGGACGGCAAGGTTTTTTTCACGGACAACTCGAAGCGCGTCCTCCTGGACGATGATGAACCGGTTCAGGGACTGGTCAAGAGCGCCCTCGGATCTGGAGGACAGTGTCTGGTGTTCGTCAATACGCGGAAGGCGAGCGAATCGCTCGCGGGAGAGCTCGGAAAGGTCGTCAAGACCGCAGGCGGATACAACTCTGCAGAGCTGGGCAAGGTCGCGAAGAAGCTCATTGGGGAGCAGGACGAGCCGACCACGATGGGGAGCAAGCTCGGGAAATGCCTCAGGAACGGCTGCGCGTTCCATCATGCTGGCCTGACTGGTCCACAGAGGAAGCTCGTGGAATCGAACTTCAAGAACGGACTTGTCAGATGTATAGTCGCCACACCCACGCTTGCAGCGGGAATCAACCTGCCGGCACGCACGGTCTTGGTCCGGGACGTCAAGCGATTCGATTCGAACATCGGTTACACGACCATACCAGTGCTCGAGATCAAGCAGATGTGCGGCAGGGCCGGGAGGCCAAGGTTCGACAAGTACGGAGAGGCAATACTGATTGCGAGGAACGAGGAGGAGAAGGACATGCTCCTTGAGACCTACCTCCTGGGCGAAAACGAGAACATCTACTCGAAGCTCGGGACGGAGCCAGCCATCAGATCGCATGTTCTGGCCCTTATCGCCACGAAGGCGGCTTCATCGATTGACGACTTGAACTCCTTTTTCGGAAAGACCTTCCTCGCACATCAGACCGAAGTGACCTATCTGACCGAGACGATCGAGAAGGTGGTTGACTTCCTCCAGGGACAGGGCATGGTACATCCCGACGAACCTCTCAGGGCAACACTGTTCGGCAAGTGCGTCAGCGACCTCTACGTAGACCCGCAGTCAGCCGTCATCATGAGAGAGGCTCTCACGAAATATGGTTCCGGCAAGAGCTTCGGGATACTCCACACGATATGCGCGGTCCCGGACATGGGCCTCCTGTACCTGCGCCAATCGGACTACTCATGGATAGAGGAGTTCGAGAGCGAGGTGAACGAGCAGCTGCTGATAGAGCCGCCGTCGGACCTGGGCAAGTACGAGATATTCCTATCCGAGGTCAAGACGGCCAAGCTCTTGAGCGATTGGATGTCCGAGGTTCACGAGAACGACATCGCGCACGGGTTCAACATAGGCCCTGGAGATATCAGGAACAAGATGGAGCGCGCGGAGTGGCTGGTGCATGCAATGGCCCGACTGGCCGAGCTGTTCAACAAGGACGCCTTGGACGAGGTCAGGGAAATGCGCACGCGGATGCGCTACGGCATCAAGAGCGAGCTGCTGGAGCTGGTCAAGATGAAGGGTGTCGGCAGGGTGAGAGCAAGGGCGTTGTACGACAGGAGCATCAGGACCATCGAGGATCTCAGGAACACCAGCTATGACAGGCTGAAGCAGATACCGACGATAGGAGAAGCGGTCGCAAGGTCCATCAAGGACCAGCTCGGTCAGTCCGAACCGGGGATGCCTGTCGAGATCGAGGACGAGCAGCGGTCGCTGAAGGATTACAGATAA
- the lonB gene encoding ATP-dependent protease LonB, translating to MATSDSWGSTLGLSDLEDWIKSKSFETTADVKIPPQLVDQVIGQDEAVTVIRKAAEQKRHIILIGDPGTGKSMLARSMTDFLPKGEMQDVIAYNNPEDQNEPKIRIVPAGKGREIVQAQKREVEQKKAQKNSSWLMLIMMFVALGAMVSWIQKDFTPLLIVVVGGLVLYWLGRSFGQKREAMLIPKLLVTHKPDELAPFIDATGAHAGALLGDVKHDPFQSGGLETPAHERLEPGAIHKANRGVLFIDEINLLRIESQQSLLTALQEGEFSILGQSERSSGAMVKSEPVPCGFILVAAGNLDAVSGMHPALRSRIRGYGYEIYMRSTMPDTEQNRDKLIKFVAQEVSKDKKIPHFDKGAVAEIIREAQRRAGRRGMLTLRLRELGGLVRVAGDIATERNASVVESKHVLEAKKIARSLEQQVTDRAVERRKDYSISLTEGAVVGIVNGLAVLNAESSMSEFSGIVTPIVAEVTPPQNREGGKIIATGKLGEIARESVQNVSALIKKYTGEDISNHDIHVQFIGTYDGIEGDSASIAVATAVISAFEEIEVDQSCAMTGSLSVRGQVLPVGGVTAKIEAAAEIGLKKVLIPEENMKDVLLEDKYIGKIEVIPVRTLNDVLVHALVGSRKEGLLKKLAALVAAKRPSSPSPLPVTDRAAAH from the coding sequence ATGGCAACGAGTGATTCTTGGGGGTCGACGCTGGGCCTTTCGGACCTCGAGGATTGGATCAAATCCAAGTCCTTCGAGACAACGGCCGATGTGAAGATACCCCCGCAACTGGTGGACCAGGTCATAGGCCAAGACGAGGCCGTGACGGTGATCCGCAAGGCCGCTGAGCAGAAGAGGCACATCATTCTCATAGGAGACCCGGGCACTGGGAAATCCATGCTCGCGAGATCCATGACCGACTTCCTCCCCAAGGGCGAGATGCAGGACGTCATCGCCTACAACAACCCCGAGGACCAGAACGAGCCGAAGATCAGGATCGTTCCAGCGGGCAAGGGCAGGGAGATCGTCCAGGCGCAGAAGCGGGAGGTGGAGCAGAAAAAGGCTCAGAAAAACTCCTCCTGGCTCATGCTCATCATGATGTTTGTCGCACTGGGCGCTATGGTCTCTTGGATTCAGAAGGATTTCACACCGCTCCTCATAGTGGTCGTGGGCGGTCTGGTCCTGTACTGGCTCGGACGGTCGTTCGGGCAGAAGCGCGAGGCGATGTTGATCCCGAAGCTGCTCGTCACTCACAAGCCCGATGAACTGGCACCGTTTATAGACGCCACGGGCGCACACGCAGGAGCATTGCTGGGCGATGTGAAGCACGATCCGTTCCAGAGCGGTGGGCTTGAGACCCCAGCTCACGAGAGACTTGAGCCTGGGGCGATCCACAAGGCGAACAGGGGCGTCCTGTTCATCGACGAGATCAACTTGCTCCGGATCGAAAGCCAACAGAGCCTCCTTACTGCGCTCCAAGAGGGCGAGTTCAGCATCCTGGGGCAGAGCGAGAGGAGCTCAGGCGCTATGGTCAAGAGCGAGCCTGTTCCGTGCGGTTTCATACTCGTCGCGGCTGGCAACCTGGACGCGGTCTCGGGGATGCACCCGGCACTAAGGTCCAGGATCAGAGGTTACGGTTATGAGATCTACATGCGGAGCACGATGCCCGACACCGAGCAGAACAGGGACAAGCTGATCAAGTTCGTGGCTCAGGAGGTGTCGAAGGACAAGAAGATACCTCACTTCGACAAGGGCGCGGTGGCCGAGATCATCCGCGAAGCCCAGAGAAGAGCTGGACGGAGGGGGATGCTCACACTCAGGCTGCGCGAGCTTGGCGGATTGGTGAGGGTCGCAGGCGACATAGCGACCGAGAGGAATGCGTCCGTTGTCGAGTCGAAGCACGTCCTCGAGGCAAAGAAGATTGCTAGATCGCTCGAGCAGCAGGTGACGGACAGGGCGGTCGAGCGAAGGAAGGATTACAGCATATCATTGACCGAGGGCGCGGTCGTCGGCATAGTCAATGGACTTGCAGTGCTCAATGCCGAGTCCTCAATGTCGGAGTTCTCAGGGATAGTGACGCCGATAGTCGCCGAGGTCACACCGCCTCAGAACAGGGAGGGCGGCAAGATCATTGCGACTGGCAAGCTCGGCGAGATCGCGAGGGAGTCGGTGCAGAACGTCTCCGCGCTCATCAAGAAGTACACGGGGGAGGACATCAGCAACCACGACATACATGTGCAATTCATCGGGACCTACGATGGTATTGAGGGGGACAGCGCCTCGATAGCCGTCGCGACAGCGGTCATATCGGCCTTCGAGGAGATCGAGGTGGATCAGAGCTGTGCTATGACCGGGAGCTTGAGCGTGAGGGGCCAGGTTCTGCCGGTCGGAGGCGTCACGGCCAAGATAGAGGCGGCCGCGGAGATAGGCCTGAAGAAGGTTCTCATTCCGGAGGAGAACATGAAGGACGTTCTCCTTGAGGACAAGTACATCGGCAAGATCGAGGTCATACCTGTCCGCACCCTCAACGATGTTCTTGTGCACGCCCTTGTGGGCTCTCGTAAGGAAGGGCTCCTGAAGAAGCTCGCAGCCCTCGTTGCCGCGAAGCGCCCGTCGTCTCCAAGCCCGCTTCCGGTGACCGACAGAGCGGCGGCCCATTGA
- a CDS encoding nicotinamide-nucleotide adenylyltransferase, with the protein MRGLIVGRFQPLHKGHLSVIREVLRQCDELIIVIGSAEESHTDKNPFTAGERYQMILSSLTDGERRRVLIVPIRDVNRYSVWVNHVESYVPPFDEIYSNSDLTRSLFKQAGYEVHKTKAYNPKEYSATEVRRRIVDGERWENLVPRPVAGFLDGLDARQRLLDSGMSPAKKQGECRAR; encoded by the coding sequence GTGCGCGGCCTGATTGTCGGAAGGTTTCAACCGTTGCACAAGGGACACCTTTCGGTCATCCGAGAAGTCCTCAGGCAATGCGATGAGCTGATCATAGTCATAGGCAGCGCTGAGGAATCTCATACTGATAAGAACCCGTTCACTGCCGGTGAGAGATACCAGATGATCCTGTCCTCGTTGACAGACGGGGAGAGGCGTCGCGTCCTCATTGTACCTATCAGAGACGTCAACAGGTACTCAGTTTGGGTGAACCATGTCGAATCATACGTACCTCCTTTCGACGAGATCTACTCCAACAGCGACCTCACAAGGTCTCTGTTCAAGCAGGCAGGATATGAGGTTCACAAGACGAAGGCATACAACCCGAAGGAGTACTCTGCGACCGAGGTGAGGCGACGCATTGTTGACGGCGAGAGATGGGAGAATCTCGTGCCTCGGCCGGTTGCTGGATTCCTGGATGGTCTGGATGCGAGACAGAGACTGCTGGACTCAGGCATGAGTCCTGCAAAGAAGCAGGGTGAATGCCGTGCTCGCTGA
- a CDS encoding nicotinamide-nucleotide amidohydrolase family protein: MNAVLAEEVGELLKSKGQTIALAESCTGGKLGDMITEASGSSDYFLGGVVSYSNQAKMELLGVDKSTLDVKGSVSKEVALQMAAGARKKLHADIGVGTTGIAGPTGGTKTKPVGLVYIAVSSDKTAVCTRNLFKGSRHDVKMHSAVKALEMVREFLLKSG; this comes from the coding sequence GTGAATGCCGTGCTCGCTGAAGAGGTCGGCGAGCTGCTCAAGTCTAAGGGACAGACGATTGCCTTAGCTGAATCATGCACTGGTGGCAAGCTTGGTGACATGATCACGGAGGCCTCTGGGAGCAGCGACTATTTCCTCGGAGGAGTTGTCTCGTACAGCAATCAGGCAAAGATGGAGCTTCTGGGCGTTGACAAGAGCACGCTCGATGTCAAGGGTTCGGTGAGCAAGGAGGTCGCTCTCCAGATGGCTGCCGGTGCCCGGAAGAAGCTGCATGCAGACATTGGCGTCGGAACAACGGGGATCGCTGGACCGACCGGCGGGACTAAAACGAAGCCTGTTGGGCTCGTCTACATCGCGGTGAGCTCGGACAAGACCGCTGTCTGCACCAGAAACCTGTTCAAGGGTTCCAGACATGACGTGAAGATGCATTCTGCTGTCAAGGCGCTCGAAATGGTCAGAGAATTCCTGCTCAAGAGCGGCTGA
- a CDS encoding recombinase RecA → MSEGDVQRIPTGVADFDSIMQGGLPAGSVVLLLGDVGGGGHEFALTSAAKIGIVKEFPDTRTFMLGDAGKHGVLPEKMCYITFSRSRNDILQDVKLSFNRDFYESLKTNLLFKDFSRNYFMHTVVPTAWLDSDQSGDLFSDKKQDGLLESLVDFLDGNAPKSMVIMDSLTDLVVSETIDFQDVIALLKGIQRMAKKWDAIFYLILTDEILDRKRQQMIIDSVDGVFKFEWAKFHHTSKRQRYLYVEKFMSVLPHLDQERIARFATLITSQSGFVVINTERVG, encoded by the coding sequence ATGTCAGAAGGGGATGTGCAGAGGATACCTACTGGGGTCGCCGACTTCGATTCCATCATGCAGGGCGGACTTCCAGCAGGCTCGGTCGTCCTTCTTCTGGGCGATGTCGGAGGCGGCGGGCACGAGTTCGCATTGACCTCAGCGGCGAAGATCGGCATCGTCAAGGAATTCCCGGATACGCGGACTTTCATGCTCGGGGACGCGGGGAAGCACGGGGTTTTGCCGGAGAAGATGTGCTACATAACCTTCTCTCGGTCCAGGAACGATATCCTTCAGGACGTCAAGCTGTCCTTCAACCGGGACTTCTATGAGTCTCTGAAGACGAACCTGCTCTTCAAGGATTTCTCGAGGAACTACTTCATGCACACCGTCGTCCCGACGGCATGGCTGGATTCGGACCAGTCAGGCGACCTGTTCTCGGACAAGAAGCAAGACGGACTCCTCGAGTCGCTCGTTGATTTCCTCGACGGCAACGCCCCGAAGAGCATGGTCATAATGGATTCGCTCACAGACCTTGTGGTATCCGAGACGATCGACTTTCAGGACGTAATCGCGCTCCTGAAAGGCATCCAGCGGATGGCGAAGAAGTGGGATGCGATCTTCTATCTCATACTAACGGACGAGATCCTGGACCGGAAGCGCCAGCAGATGATCATAGACAGCGTAGACGGCGTGTTCAAGTTCGAGTGGGCGAAGTTCCACCATACGTCCAAGAGACAACGGTATCTCTATGTCGAGAAGTTCATGAGCGTGCTCCCTCACCTGGACCAGGAGAGGATCGCGCGCTTCGCCACACTGATAACCTCTCAGAGCGGATTTGTCGTGATCAACACGGAACGGGTGGGATGA
- a CDS encoding KaiC domain-containing protein produces the protein MAVSRVKTGVDGLDEMLQGGLPENHIVAVMGSFGTGKTTLGLQFLVEGLKKNEPCIFISLEEDKDSILKNAAAFGWDLSGALDSKKLGLFKLEPSDAKTTITRIKSELPKFIKSFGAKRVVLDSVSLLNMMFSDENDRRSNLFNLCQLLRSTGATALLTAEVKDENPRSSRDGLAEYTADGVLLLQSDESKEGGEVQLTIRILKMRRTSHSRRVKPYSITDKGIVVHAGADVF, from the coding sequence ATGGCTGTAAGCAGGGTCAAGACGGGTGTCGATGGATTGGATGAGATGCTTCAAGGCGGCCTGCCGGAGAATCATATTGTCGCCGTCATGGGGTCGTTCGGGACGGGCAAGACGACCCTCGGTCTACAGTTCCTGGTGGAAGGCCTGAAGAAGAACGAGCCGTGCATATTCATCTCGCTCGAAGAGGACAAGGATTCGATTCTGAAGAACGCCGCAGCCTTCGGATGGGACTTGTCTGGGGCGCTGGACAGCAAGAAGCTCGGCCTGTTCAAGCTCGAACCGTCTGATGCGAAGACCACGATCACGAGGATCAAGAGCGAGCTCCCGAAATTCATCAAGTCCTTCGGCGCGAAGAGGGTGGTGCTGGATTCCGTGTCATTGCTCAACATGATGTTCTCGGACGAGAACGATCGCAGGTCGAACCTGTTCAACCTCTGCCAACTGTTGAGGAGCACGGGTGCCACGGCCCTCCTGACGGCGGAGGTCAAGGACGAGAATCCGCGCTCCTCCAGGGACGGCCTAGCGGAGTACACCGCGGACGGCGTGCTCCTGCTCCAGTCGGACGAGAGCAAAGAAGGAGGCGAGGTCCAGCTGACGATAAGGATTCTCAAGATGCGCCGAACCTCTCACTCGAGAAGGGTGAAGCCGTACTCGATAACGGACAAGGGGATCGTGGTGCACGCGGGCGCCGACGTGTTCTAG
- a CDS encoding PLP-dependent aminotransferase family protein, translating into MALNLTRHFSERSKEMKASEVRELLKLLQVPDMISFAGGFPNPETFPTELIREIANDVLKNDGAQTLQYGITEGYAPLREVLAERMKKKGMDAGMENFLIVSGSQQVIDLVGKVFLDPKDTVVVSAPTYLTALTGWAVYQTTFESIPIDDNNMRMDIFEERMKKLAKRSNPPKIVYALPNFQNPAGVTMPEKSRRKLVDLASEYDFLVLEDDPYGELRYVGEHIVPIKHFDDEGRVIYMSTFSKVLAPGFRVGWVVAEPDVLRKMIIAKQSADVCTNVLGQRIAHEYVAKGHMDQQIEKIKEVYSRKMSIMLSGMNEFMPKGLHWTKPEGGMFLWVTLPEGMDSGELLKKALKKRVAFVSGRAFFADPKDGLSTLRLNFTHPSDQMITEGLRRLGSVINQELVSRWDKSKGSDESKMEDALKGTLIGKS; encoded by the coding sequence ATGGCCCTCAATCTGACACGGCATTTTTCTGAGCGCTCAAAGGAGATGAAGGCGTCCGAGGTAAGGGAGCTGTTGAAGCTTCTCCAGGTTCCCGACATGATCTCTTTCGCTGGAGGCTTCCCGAACCCCGAGACATTTCCGACAGAGCTCATCCGAGAGATAGCGAACGACGTCCTGAAGAACGACGGCGCTCAGACTCTCCAATACGGCATCACCGAGGGTTATGCGCCGTTGAGGGAGGTACTCGCTGAACGGATGAAGAAGAAAGGCATGGATGCAGGGATGGAGAACTTCCTCATCGTGAGCGGGTCCCAGCAGGTCATAGACCTCGTGGGGAAGGTCTTCCTCGACCCGAAGGACACGGTCGTCGTCTCCGCGCCCACCTACCTGACGGCATTGACTGGATGGGCAGTCTACCAGACCACCTTCGAATCCATACCGATCGATGACAACAACATGCGCATGGACATCTTCGAGGAGCGGATGAAGAAGCTCGCGAAGAGGTCCAACCCCCCGAAGATAGTATACGCTCTGCCGAACTTCCAGAACCCTGCGGGCGTGACGATGCCTGAGAAAAGCAGGAGGAAGTTGGTCGACCTCGCATCTGAATACGACTTCCTCGTACTCGAGGACGACCCGTATGGCGAGCTACGGTATGTCGGGGAGCACATCGTGCCCATAAAGCACTTCGACGACGAGGGAAGGGTGATCTACATGAGCACCTTCTCGAAGGTGCTTGCGCCGGGCTTCAGGGTCGGCTGGGTAGTTGCGGAGCCGGACGTACTGAGGAAGATGATCATTGCAAAGCAATCGGCCGATGTGTGCACCAACGTTCTGGGGCAGAGAATCGCGCACGAGTACGTCGCCAAAGGGCACATGGACCAGCAGATAGAGAAGATAAAGGAAGTCTACAGCAGGAAGATGAGCATCATGCTCAGCGGGATGAACGAGTTCATGCCGAAGGGACTGCACTGGACGAAGCCCGAGGGCGGGATGTTTCTCTGGGTCACGCTCCCAGAGGGCATGGATTCCGGGGAGCTGCTCAAGAAAGCGCTGAAGAAGAGAGTGGCGTTCGTGTCCGGCAGGGCGTTCTTCGCGGACCCGAAGGACGGCCTGAGCACACTTAGGCTGAACTTCACCCACCCGTCGGACCAGATGATAACAGAAGGGCTCCGGAGGCTGGGCTCGGTCATCAACCAGGAGCTCGTCTCGAGATGGGACAAGTCGAAGGGGAGCGACGAGTCCAAGATGGAGGATGCCCTCAAGGGCACCCTGATAGGGAAGTCCTAG